In a single window of the Nicotiana tomentosiformis chromosome 8, ASM39032v3, whole genome shotgun sequence genome:
- the LOC104109044 gene encoding cis-abienol synthase, chloroplastic-like, which yields MHDFNICQTVHQQDIQELKRWYEDCKLDQLGISPKYIYTSYMPMSSLLFGPEFSDARSVFAKYVLLTTPLDDFFDELASQEELLNLIELVKGWNRYSTIGYVSERVEILFLAIYKAFNEFAAKAEIMQGRCVKDQIFDLFLDVLNCMMREVEWWREEKTPSVEEYLSIACVTIAVKAILFTTQYVLAPKLSEEVIKSAELGEICKCTTMVCRLLNDTQTYKKEKEERSSNIVNILVTQSEGTVSEEEAVEQVKEMLEMNRRKLLRLVLHKKESSQLPQVCKDLFWNTSKVAHILYSNGNEFRSPEGLKSNINTLFYKPVDPSPKQA from the exons ATGCATGATTTTAATATATGCCAAACCGTACACCAGCAAGATATTCAAGAACTCAAGAG GTGGTATGAAGATTGCAAACTAGACCAATTAGGAATTTcaccaaaatatatatacactTCATATATGCCAATGTCTTCATTACTCTTCGGGCCTGAATTCTCGGATGCTCGTTCCGTGTTTGCAAAATACGTTTTGCTCACAACTCCATTGGATGATTTTTTCGATGAATTGGCTTCCCAAGAGGAGCTGCTCAACCTAATCGAATTAGTAAAAGG TTGGAATCGGTATTCAACCATAGGCTACGTTTCAGAGAGagttgaaattttatttttagcaatatacaaagcATTTAATGAGTTTGCAGCCAAGGCAGAGATTATGCAAGGTCGATGTGTGAAAGATCAAATATTTGACTTG TTTCTTGATGTTCTGAATTGCATGATGAGAGAAGTAGAATGGTGGAGAGAAGAGAAGACACCAAGTGTAGAAGAATATTTGTCAATTGCCTGTGTTACTATAGCTGTCAAAGCTATTCTTTTTACAACACAATACGTTCTCGCGCCAAAACTTTCGGAGGAGGTTATAAAAAGTGCTGAACTTGGTGAAATATGCAAATGTACGACTATGGTGTGTAGACTCCTTAATGACACTCAAACTTACAAG aaagaaaaagaagagaggtCAAGTAACATAGTGAACATACTCGTAACACAAAGTGAAGGAACGGTTTCGGAAGAAGAGGCAGTAGAACAGGTAAAAGAAATGCTGGAGATGAACAGAAGAAAATTGCTGAGACTGGTGCTTCATAAGAAAGAAAGCAGTCAGTTGCCGCAAGTATGCAAAGATCTGTTTTGGAACACGAGCAAAGTAGCTCATATTCTATACTCAAACGGCAATGAGTTTCGCTCCCCAGAGGGACTCAAGAGTAATATAAACACATTATTTTACAAACCAGTCGACCCATCCCCAAAACAAGCCTAA
- the LOC104109047 gene encoding cis-abienol synthase, chloroplastic-like isoform X1 has translation MERNDLKECKTNPAYYYAEGLGKLCQWEELMTYQKKNGSLFNSPATTAAALIFHCHDDKCLGYINSILKQHKNWVPTIYPTTIRIRLQMVDTLQKLGMDRHFEAEIRNVLDETYRLWAQKDEEVFSDVAYGAMAFRLLRMCNFEVSSEELARFKGQEGGSAVGSGPGPSSSSFF, from the exons ATGGAAAG GAATGATCTGAAGGAGTGTAAAACCAACCCTGCATATTACTATGCCGAAGGCCTTGGCAAATTATGTCAATGGGAAGAGTTGATGACTTATCAAAAGAAGAACGGATCACTTTTCAACTCACCAGCCACTACTGCAGCTGCTTTGATATTCCATTGCCATGATGATAAGTGCCTTGGATACATAAATTCAATCCTGAAACAACACAAAAATTGGG TTCCTACTATTTATCCTACGACAATACGTATACGTCTGCAAATGGTCGATACCCTGCAAAAGCTGGGAATGGACCGACATTTCGAAGCAGAAATCAGAAATGTTCTAGATGAAACATACAG ACTTTGGGCGCAAAAGGACGAAGAAGTTTTTTCAGATGTTGCTTATGGTGCCATGGCGTTTCGACTATTACGGATGTGCAACTTCGAAGTTTCCTCTG AAGAATTAGCACGATTCAAAGGTCAAGAAGGCGGATCAGCTGTCGGTTCGGGGCCTggaccttcatcatcatcattttTTTAA
- the LOC104109047 gene encoding cis-abienol synthase, chloroplastic-like isoform X2 — MERNDLKECKTNPAYYYAEGLGKLCQWEELMTYQKKNGSLFNSPATTAAALIFHCHDDKCLGYINSILKQHKNWVPTIYPTTIRIRLQMVDTLQKLGMDRHFEAEIRNVLDETYRTKKFFQMLLMVPWRFDYYGCATSKFPLKN, encoded by the exons ATGGAAAG GAATGATCTGAAGGAGTGTAAAACCAACCCTGCATATTACTATGCCGAAGGCCTTGGCAAATTATGTCAATGGGAAGAGTTGATGACTTATCAAAAGAAGAACGGATCACTTTTCAACTCACCAGCCACTACTGCAGCTGCTTTGATATTCCATTGCCATGATGATAAGTGCCTTGGATACATAAATTCAATCCTGAAACAACACAAAAATTGGG TTCCTACTATTTATCCTACGACAATACGTATACGTCTGCAAATGGTCGATACCCTGCAAAAGCTGGGAATGGACCGACATTTCGAAGCAGAAATCAGAAATGTTCTAGATGAAACATACAG GACGAAGAAGTTTTTTCAGATGTTGCTTATGGTGCCATGGCGTTTCGACTATTACGGATGTGCAACTTCGAAGTTTCCTCTG AAGAATTAG